The DNA region AACCGGCCAAGTCGTAATCTGCACCTTCGTACATCCCGGGCATTTCCGCAGTTTCACCACCAATCAATGCGCAACCTGACTGAAAACAGCCTTCGCCAATGCCGCTGACGACCGCAGTGGCCGCGGTGACGTCCAGCTTACCTGTCGCATAATAATCGAGGAAAAACAGTGGCTCAGCCCCTTGTACAATCAGGTCGTTGACACACATAGCCACCAGATCAATACCAACGCTATCGTGTTTTTTGTAATCAATGGCCAGACGCAATTTGGTGCCGACACCATCAGTGCCTGATACCAGCACCGGATGTTTGTATTTTGAAGGCAGTTCACACAAGGCACCGAAACCGCCGAGGTTGCCCATCACTTCTGGGCGCCGCGTGCGTTTAACGACAGATTTAATGTTATTGACCAGAGCGTTGCCTGCATCGATATCAACACCGGCATCTTTATAACTCAGTGGGGTAGGATTACTCACTTGATCCTCTCGGGTACGTGGTTATGGGTTTTAATGCGGCAATATTCTAACAGTTTGGTCTTAGGGTCGAAAGCCAAAGATGGCGCAGGAATGGGCTGATACTGTTCACGAATCGGCGTAAAACAGAAACTTTATGTTTTCCCCTTCAGGTAAATCTACTAAAATCCCAAGGATTTGCCTGGCTCGTGCAGGCCCTGCAATACCTGCCCTGACTGGCTACCTGCCCGCAAAAAACTCAGGAGAAACACAATGAAAGTTGTCGAGGTTAAACACCCACTGGTCCGTCACAAAATTGGTCTGATGCGCGAAGGCGACATCAGCACCAAGCGTTTTCGTGAGCTGGCCTCAGAGGTGGGCAGTTTATTAACCTACGAAGCAACAGCCGATTTTGAAACCGAAACTGTCACTATTCAGGGTTGGAATGGTCCGGTCGAAGTGGAACAGATCAAAGGCAAAAAAGTAACTGTAGTGCCCATTTTGCGCGCTGGTCTCGGAATGATGGACGGGGTTCTGGAAAATATTCCCAGTGCCCGAATTTCCGTTGTCGGCATGTATCGCGATGAAAAGACACTGGAACCAGTACCTTACTTTGAAAAACTCGCCAGCGATCTGAATGAACGCTTGGCATTAGTGGTCGACCCCATGTTGGCAACCGGTGGTTCAATGATTGCAACTATCGATTTGCTGAAACAACGGGGCTGTACCTCTATCAAAGCCTTGGTGCTGGTGGCGGCGCCAGAAGGTTTGAAAGCATTGGAAAAAGCCCATCCTGATGTAGAGCTTTACTGTGCGTCAATCGATCGTTGTCTCAATGAAAACGGTTATATTCTGCCGGGTCTCGGGGATGCCGGTGACAAAATCTTCGGTACCAAATAAGTTTGATAAGTAATGAAGAAGCCCGCATTTGTGCGGGCTTTTTACGCTCGGTTACAGCACCATGGCCGCAATCCAGCCAAATATCAGCAACGGGATGTTGTAGTGAATAAAGGTTGGAATGACGCTATCACGGATATGATCATGTTGCCCGTCAGCATTGAGCCCGGAGGTTGGCCCTAATGTTGAGTCAGAGGCTGGGGAGCCCGCATCCCCGAGTGCCGCCGCCGTGCCCACTAACGCAATCACCGCGGGTGCAGAAAATCCAAAGTGCAGTGCCAGTGGCACATAGATGGTGGCAATAATTGGGATGGTGGAAAAGAGGAGCCAATCCCCATAGTGATCAGCAATCCCACCAATAGCATCAGGAATGCTGCCAGTGATTTGTTATTGCCGATCAAGTCGCCAATGGTGTTGACCAATGTGGCTACCTCACCGGTCTGATTGACGACGGCCGCAAAACCCGAGGCGGCAATCATAATAAAGCCGATATTGGCCATCATGCGTACGCCACGGTTAAAAATATCCTCATTGTCACTGCGTTTTAGTACGCCAGTAACACTGAAGATCATAAAGCCGGCCAATGCCCCGAAGATCATTGACTCGGTTGTCAGTTGTACCACTAGCGTGGTCAGCACTGCGACGATGGCGATCCCGATATTGCGCTTGCATGGCGCTACGGTTTGTATGCCAGCAGCGGGTTCTGGCATGTGGTAATGCCGTGGTTTTCGATAAGAGATGAATACCGCTACGAGCAAGCCCAGCAACATGCCGGCTCCAGGGATTAACATGGCGCTGGGAATATCACCAGCGCTGACAGCCAGACCATTATGGTTGAGGTTTGCCAGCAAAATATCGTTGAGAAAGATGCCGCCAAAGCCGATGGGTAACACCATATAGGTGGTGACGAGGCCAAATGTCAGTACACAGGCTACCAAGCGACGATCCAGTTGCAGACGAGTCATCAACTGTAATAAGGGTGGGATTAAAATCGGGATAAATGCAATGTGGATCGGCAGCAGGTTCTGCGAACTGATTGACATTGCCAGCAGCGTAACCAGTAGCGTTGCTTTCACCAAGCGTTCATTGCGGTTGTTTTGTTCCTGACCGAGCAATTTAATGACTGAACCAGAAATCAGACTGGTGAGTCCTGAATGGGATAAGGCAACAGCAAAAGCGCCTAATAAGGCGTAGCTCAAGGCGATCTGGGCACCACCACCGAGGCCGGTATTAAACGCCGCAATGGTTGCATTCAGTCCTACCCCCCAACAACCCGGCAACCAACGCACTGATGGTCAGTGCAATCACAACATTGACCCGCAAGATGCTCAATAGCAGCATCAGGCACACGGCAATAACAACAGCGTTCATAAGCGAATTTATCGTTTTTGTTAAAAGGATATTCTCAGTAACTGCTACGGTGCTGTAAAGCTTCTGATCATAAAATGCTTAAAAATCTTGAACTACGGCAGTTGCGGTGACAATCACTAAGCTAAAATGGGTGATATTTAGGCAAGTTGACGTGCTGCCCCTTGAAAAAGGTGATATCGATCATAAATAGGTTGTGAGTTAACCCGCAGGTTTTATAATGCCTGTTAGTTAAGCAGGATTTGCAAGTCACTACTCAATCCATAGATGGAGGAAATATAATGGGCGTATTAGTTAGCCGTCCGGCCCCTGATTTTACTGCTGCCGCAGTACTCGGAACCGGTGAAATTGTTGATAGCTTCAACCTGACTGCCGCAATCAAAGGAAAACCCGCAGTAGTGTTTTTCTACCCAATGGACTTCACTTTTGTATGTCCTTCCGAATTGATTGCTTTT from Shewanella dokdonensis includes:
- the upp gene encoding uracil phosphoribosyltransferase, with protein sequence MKVVEVKHPLVRHKIGLMREGDISTKRFRELASEVGSLLTYEATADFETETVTIQGWNGPVEVEQIKGKKVTVVPILRAGLGMMDGVLENIPSARISVVGMYRDEKTLEPVPYFEKLASDLNERLALVVDPMLATGGSMIATIDLLKQRGCTSIKALVLVAAPEGLKALEKAHPDVELYCASIDRCLNENGYILPGLGDAGDKIFGTK